The stretch of DNA AAAATTCCCGTTGCCGCGTACCATCTGGGATGGCGAGGAGACCAGCTACTGCTTTAAGGAGAAGTCTCGGGGCGTGCTGCGGGAGTGGTACGCGCACAACCCCTACCCTTCGCCGCGGGAGAAGCGGGAGCTGGCCGAGGCCACCGGCCTCACCACCACCCAGGTCAGCAACTGGTTTAAGAACCGGAGGCAAAGAGACCGGGCTGCCGAGGCCAAGGAAAGGTACGCGGCGTGCTTGCCCAGGTTCGGGTGACCCCGACAAGTCTCACCCTTCGCTCccttttgccccccccccccgcaggcgTCGCCACCGGCTCCCCACCCGCTGCTCCccggccgaggtcggtggggcgGCGCCCAGGCCTAGGCGACGCTGCAGTAAAAGTTCATGAACTCTTGAGTTTGTCTGCTAGGGACTGGGCCGCGTTTGCGTGGAGCACCCGCGCGTGGGGAAGAGTGTCGCGAATTGTCGGCGCTGAGTTTGTTTCATGCCCTTCTGGCTGGCTGCGGCGAAGAGAGGGGGTAGCCAAGGAGTTTGTAGATcagaggaagggggggggggtattgCTTGATATCGCGAGGGAAGCGGTTCGGTATGGCGGAGGGTCTCGAACCTCCGCCCTTTCGCTCCGGCTTGAAGCTAGTCTGAGTCGAACGCTCGGCCCCCTGTACCTCCCGGCTCTTTGCTCATTCTCTCCGGCTAGTCTACGGAGGAGCGTTCTGCTTCATTCAGCGCTAGTTTGACAAAGGGAGGAGTCTTGTAAAAAGAAATACCCTGGAAAGGGAGCTCTGGGGGTGTCGCTGCTGGGTGTCCTATCAGAGGCCCCAAGCTGGGAGAAGACTGCCGCCTGCCGCGCTCCCTCGTGCGTGGCCGGTTGCTTTCTCCGGCCCCGCTGCTGCCGCTGCGGGAGAGGAGAAGGGCTCCAGTCGCTGGCTTCCCCTGCTCGGGAGCTCGGAagcaaaggtttaaaaaaaaaagacgacgaagaagaagggggaggaaaggaaaggaagtctcccgccctccctcccgTGCTCGCGCAGACGCGGCGGCTGCTCCGCCCGAGAGGTTCGCTGCGGAGCTTCTGGCGGAGGTTCGGAGGCGCGCGGGGCGGAAAGGTTGGGGAGCCGGGCGCAGAGCCCCGCTGTGCTCGCCTTTGTTCACTGGCAGCCCGGGGGCCGAAGATCTTGCTTCCAGGATTCCCTCTAGGTGGGGAAGCCACAGAGCCTGCCTAAATTCCGTGGAAAGGGGATCtccgaaagagagagagacagtgctGGGAAGGGAGTGTGCAGGCGGGCGAGCGCTAGGCGCGGGGTGGCCGCCAGcgctggaaaggaagaagagcgAGCTGTCCTAAAGTTGACTAAGACAGGGTGCGGGGACTGACACTCGGCCCCACGGGGTCTGCTGGAGTCCAGCCGGGGCGGGGCAGCGAAGTTTGCCCGGCTGTGAAAGGGTGGGACACTCTGAATTGTGGGCGACCAGCTCCAGAGGAGAGCAGGAGGGGCAGAGGAATGAACTAGGTGCCATGAAACAGAGGTTGCACGGTTCCAGCTACTCTTTCGTTTACAAAACGGCTGGTCCCTGAAGCCAAGCGAGGGCCCACTCTCGGGTGAAATCCGAGAGACTAAGCTCCCTGTGTTTACCCAGGTCACTGGGCCTCTCTGGGTACGACTTCCCATGACCTGTCCCTAGGTCTCTGGAACCCCAGTCTCCGGATAGGGGCAGGGAAACTGGTCATCTAATTGTTTCCTCAGATGGAGGCAGGCAATTGACTTAGGTCACGGCAAGGCAGTTTGtttcctgatcatttttttatcGCAACAACCATTTGTCGGAAGGCTTCCAAACAGTTACTTGGAAGTATGGGCTAATAGGCACGTAAACATAGCTGCttgaacaaaactgaaaacacattttttttgcttattttaaataaacCTGGCTCATCCGACTGTGAGATGTACAGAAGAGAAGGAGCTATCTCCAGGCAGCAGCCCCCCCATTTCTATAGGCCGCCTCGTCACCTCCCCCATGACCCTTGGGGCTGGGTGGGAGGCAGAGCTCCTCCATTTGGGTTGGTGACAGATTGCACAACGgcccttttctccttccagctCCCCTCCCTTCAtctcacagttaaaaaaaaaaaaaaacccaacaacttcTTTTAACCATATGGcgttgtcctctattttctcagGGAGAACACCGAAAACAATAACTCGTCCTCCAACAAGCAGAATCAACTCTCTCCTCTGGAAGGGGGCAAGCCGCTCATGTCCAGCTCAGAAGAGGAATTCTCACCTCCCCAGAGTCCAGACCAGAACTCGGTCCTTCTGCTCCAGAGCAATATGGGTCACGCCAGGAGCTCAAACTATTCTCTTCCAGGCCTGACAGCCTCACAGCCCAGCCACGGCCTGCAGGCCCATCAGCACCAGCTCCAAGACTCTCTACTGGGCCCACTCACCTCCAGTCTGGTAGACTTGGGTTCCTAAGTGAAGAGATACTGGGGCCTTGAAGGGATGACCGGAGCAGCAACCAACCAGAGCATCTAGGGGCACTTGTACATAGACGCCAGGGACAGTTCTGCAGCTTGTTTCTGGGGTTCTTGGCGCAGAGAGGAACCACAGGCTTTCacaactgtctttttaaaaattacaaccaACAGCGATCTCAGCTGAGCAGACTCTCCCGACTCTTAAAACCCTTGCATTTCCCCTCCCACTAAAAGGTCAGGAAACAACAGAACCACCCAGGCTTCATTCTGGGCGACCCGGGCATCccttcttccacctcttcctcttcttcctcctcctcctttttgtgaACAGAAATTACAAATCAACTggattttaattatattcttttaatttatttatggagAAACGGTttagggaagaggaaaaggaaatggagagagagagagagagagagagagagagagagagagagagagagagagagagagagagatatcaaaaTAATGAAAACCTCAGTCTGAGGGGAACTGGCTGCCTTCTTAAGATGAATAGGAAAACTATAATCACAACTGTTTTTTGATGGGAAGATTAAGtttacatttttcatatttagtgttaaataattttatgtagattaaaataaaagagCAGTATTAGTGAGGGAAACAAGTGCCTAAATGTCTTAATGCTCTCTATGGGAGGCGGCTAGAGTAGCAGCCATGTTAGTGACACAACTATTGTCAATTTTAATGGGGGCTTTGGTGAtcgttttcttgttgtttttgtttttaaacttttatgaCAAACTCTAAATATGTACCAACGAGGGAGGGGGAAAACCTGATTTCCTAAATGTCATCACTTCTTCCTCAGAGACTTTCCTATCTTTAGGCTGCCTCTGTCCAGAGGGCTCTGCTACTCCTAGTTTCTACTTGCAAGGGGGTGCCAACAAATCTGGCAGTCTGGTATTTGTTACTAAAAGAGCGTGTGTTTTTAGGCTTCATTTCTATTGTACCTAAACCAGTCTACATTAAAACTCAGTAGCCCAGCAGGAGTTTGATTCTGTCTCTGAAAGGTGAGTTGTGTATTGCTGTCACCGGgcctgttgaaaaacaagttttcTTGCTTTCTTAGTAGTAGTCATGAATTGCAGGGTATTTTTGAAGTCTTATCACCTGAAACCAAGAGGATAGTGGCTAGGTTAACAATAtgactaaagaaaagaaatttagcctcgggtatttatttatttttgttatttagaaATGCAGTTTTGTTTACCACTGTTTCTTCTCCACAGCCTTCATATGTTAGCTTGGCTCTTCGGTGTTAGCAACTTATGAAAAGACTGTGAAAGTAAACGtaatttatctgttttttattttaaagggaactcgaataagaatttaaaattatGGATTGATTTGTACAAATAAAAACGCAGGCCATTGGAAGCTCTTTTGTCAGATAGTGtccaaaaaaaaatcccagtaatCATGAAGGCTCCATGTTCTTTTTGCCTGGGGCAAAATGATGTATCTTATGTATTTAGCTTTTAAAACTAGTGAAGCAAATggcattatttattaaaattctaCTCAGGATAACAGGATTGGCTTGCTGCTCATGCTT from Arvicanthis niloticus isolate mArvNil1 chromosome 23, mArvNil1.pat.X, whole genome shotgun sequence encodes:
- the Six1 gene encoding homeobox protein SIX1; this encodes MSMLPSFGFTQEQVACVCEVLQQGGNLERLGRFLWSLPACDHLHKNESVLKAKAVVAFHRGNFRELYKILESHQFSPHNHPKLQQLWLKAHYVEAEKLRGRPLGAVGKYRVRRKFPLPRTIWDGEETSYCFKEKSRGVLREWYAHNPYPSPREKRELAEATGLTTTQVSNWFKNRRQRDRAAEAKERENTENNNSSSNKQNQLSPLEGGKPLMSSSEEEFSPPQSPDQNSVLLLQSNMGHARSSNYSLPGLTASQPSHGLQAHQHQLQDSLLGPLTSSLVDLGS